The Salinispora tropica CNB-440 genome has a window encoding:
- a CDS encoding VWA domain-containing protein has protein sequence MSPGRHRTRTNIRTAGVAAAVGVLVIAAGGYFGYRQLASPGCSGQVELAVAVATELAPAVDAAATEWANEGAVVDGSCVEVSVTAAEPVEIAATVAAKHGAILAGVGQVNGAAVSPDVWVPDSSAWLLRLRSGGATAFDPGNGASIARSPVVLGVPEPIASQLGWPAQELTWSALVGQVNSAKPLKAGTVNPTRDAAGLSGLLALSAAAAAGQDGQAATVGALRALSTSSANLRQELLSKFPTAADSTTLARSLGAAALSEEDLLSYNARKPAVPLAALYPEPAANPLDYPYAVLPGIGPAKASAAQMLFDVLTTASFKDRLALSSLRAPDGTWGAGFSAPAGAPSPAADGGNAAGDLDPLAVERAVSSWSIATQSGRMLCVIDVSGSMREPVASANGVSRQQVTLDAAGRGLHLFDDSWQIGLWEFSTNLGSGRDYRRLVEIGPLSSQRSELEQALAQIQPTRGDTGLFDTVLAAYEAVQEDWDEGQVNSIVLFTDGKNDDDNGISQQQLIAELERIKDPERPVQVVLIGIGADVSKAELESITEVTGGGSFITEDPTKIGDIFLKAIALREPDA, from the coding sequence GTGTCTCCAGGCCGCCATCGCACCCGAACGAACATCCGCACCGCCGGTGTCGCCGCAGCTGTCGGGGTACTGGTCATTGCTGCTGGTGGATACTTCGGCTACCGGCAGCTAGCCTCGCCGGGGTGCTCCGGCCAGGTTGAGCTCGCGGTCGCGGTCGCGACTGAGCTGGCACCGGCAGTCGACGCCGCGGCGACCGAGTGGGCGAACGAGGGCGCGGTGGTGGATGGCAGCTGCGTTGAGGTAAGCGTGACGGCTGCCGAGCCGGTCGAGATAGCCGCCACCGTCGCGGCCAAACACGGTGCCATCCTGGCCGGGGTGGGGCAGGTCAACGGCGCCGCGGTCAGCCCGGATGTCTGGGTGCCCGACTCGTCGGCGTGGCTGCTACGGCTTCGGAGCGGCGGTGCGACCGCATTCGATCCGGGTAACGGAGCGTCAATCGCCCGCAGCCCGGTGGTCCTGGGGGTGCCCGAGCCGATCGCCTCCCAGCTCGGCTGGCCGGCGCAGGAACTCACCTGGTCCGCGCTGGTCGGCCAGGTTAACAGCGCTAAGCCGCTCAAGGCCGGCACCGTGAACCCGACCCGAGATGCCGCCGGTCTCTCCGGGCTACTCGCGCTGAGCGCCGCCGCGGCGGCCGGGCAGGACGGCCAGGCGGCAACCGTCGGCGCGTTGCGGGCCTTGTCCACCAGCAGCGCGAATCTGCGCCAGGAACTGCTCTCGAAGTTCCCCACCGCCGCAGACTCCACCACGCTGGCCCGGAGTCTCGGCGCGGCGGCGTTGTCTGAGGAGGATCTGCTCTCGTACAACGCCCGGAAGCCGGCGGTGCCGCTGGCCGCGCTCTACCCGGAGCCAGCGGCGAACCCGTTGGACTACCCGTACGCGGTGCTGCCGGGGATCGGGCCGGCCAAGGCGTCGGCTGCCCAGATGCTTTTCGACGTGCTCACCACGGCCAGCTTCAAGGATCGGTTGGCGTTGTCGTCACTACGAGCGCCGGACGGTACCTGGGGTGCTGGTTTCAGCGCGCCCGCAGGGGCGCCGAGCCCGGCGGCCGATGGTGGCAACGCCGCTGGTGACCTGGACCCACTGGCGGTCGAGCGAGCGGTCTCCAGCTGGTCGATCGCCACCCAGTCCGGCCGGATGCTCTGTGTCATCGATGTCTCTGGCTCGATGCGGGAACCCGTGGCGAGCGCCAACGGTGTGAGCCGCCAGCAGGTCACCCTGGATGCCGCGGGGCGGGGGCTCCACCTCTTCGATGACAGCTGGCAGATCGGGCTCTGGGAGTTCTCGACCAACCTGGGCAGCGGGCGGGACTACCGGCGGCTGGTCGAGATCGGCCCGCTGAGTAGTCAGCGGAGCGAGCTTGAGCAGGCGTTGGCCCAGATTCAGCCGACCCGGGGTGACACTGGTCTGTTCGACACGGTGCTCGCCGCGTACGAGGCAGTCCAGGAGGACTGGGACGAGGGCCAGGTCAATTCGATCGTGCTCTTCACCGACGGCAAGAATGACGATGACAACGGCATCAGCCAGCAGCAGCTGATCGCCGAACTGGAACGGATCAAGGACCCGGAGCGGCCGGTGCAGGTCGTTCTGATCGGGATCGGCGCGGACGTCAGCAAGGCAGAGCTGGAGTCGATCACGGAGGTTACCGGTGGTGGCTCCTTCATCACCGAGGACCCGACCAAGATTGGTGACATCTTCCTGAAGGCCATCGCACTGCGCGAGCCGGATGCCTGA
- a CDS encoding class F sortase → MTTNRAGGRHGLPWRAAGSVVVVLLALAGFGLIGASFTESLPARPPQPPALADSPVGAAAPTSPDVAQPAPSGFARSAPSHIVIPRIGVNASIMKIGTNTDGTVEVPPLDQAQLAGWYEPGASPGEVGNAVIVGHVDSASIGPAVFFSLGELRPGDTVDVVREDGKQVDFTVESVKSYPKTDFPTELVYGPTDQIGLRVVTCGGVFDEAAGSYPDNIVVFATQAR, encoded by the coding sequence ATGACGACGAACCGGGCCGGTGGCCGTCACGGACTCCCGTGGCGCGCCGCCGGCTCCGTCGTCGTCGTCCTGCTCGCCCTGGCCGGTTTCGGCCTGATCGGGGCATCGTTTACGGAGAGTCTCCCGGCCCGTCCCCCGCAGCCTCCCGCACTGGCCGATTCTCCGGTCGGGGCAGCGGCCCCCACCAGCCCGGACGTTGCGCAGCCTGCCCCCTCCGGCTTCGCCCGCTCCGCTCCCAGCCACATCGTCATCCCCAGAATCGGCGTCAATGCATCGATCATGAAGATCGGGACTAATACGGACGGAACAGTCGAGGTGCCCCCGCTCGATCAGGCACAGCTGGCCGGCTGGTACGAGCCGGGGGCAAGCCCCGGCGAAGTCGGTAACGCCGTGATTGTCGGACACGTCGACTCAGCGTCGATCGGCCCCGCTGTCTTCTTCTCCCTCGGCGAGCTGCGACCCGGCGACACGGTTGACGTGGTCCGGGAGGATGGTAAGCAGGTCGACTTCACCGTCGAGTCGGTGAAGTCCTATCCGAAGACCGACTTCCCGACCGAACTGGTCTACGGCCCCACTGACCAGATCGGACTACGGGTGGTGACCTGTGGGGGCGTCTTCGACGAGGCAGCCGGCAGCTACCCGGACAACATCGTCGTGTTCGCCACCCAGGCTCGATGA
- a CDS encoding nitrate- and nitrite sensing domain-containing protein produces MNTRDWPIRAKLTALVVAPVTALLTLWIFATTLTYGPAQSLLAARTLLNEFGRPGEAVVAELQRERRLSVVYLAAESAQVDLDSQRRQTDEAIAELRRRAAGDDLRDATSDLLDVRLDRLLVALDALPAGRGQIDRGGVDRSGVVDLYSGMVSSAFQAFAALSALPDPELHREALAVTALGHSRELLGQADAVLAGVFVSGSFAEGEHRRLVQTIVNQRFLAESAVADLPAAERSVYQQLTEQAEFRRLGQMQDLLIENTTDQPPIAAANWQADYDAVQQAMRDYELDQADGLADRSIPMAVRVFLLLASAGLLGLIAVVVSLVVAIRVGRSLASRLGRLHTVLERAERQLPELVARMRHGETVDVEREAPSVDFGTDEIGQVGRAFTAVRRTAIRSAEGEVNLRRGLNEVFLNIARRSQGLVHRQLALLDRMERRTENPDELADLFQVDHLATRLRRHAEDLVILAGSAPSRGWRNPVAMVDLIRGALSEVEAYKRVDIGGVQSAGLVGRTVGDLIHLLAELIENATRFSPPGTRVQVVGARRVDGYLFEITDQGLGMSTEALTDANSLLASSPEFDPTRTDRLGLFVVARLAARHGVRVRLRRSESAGLTAVVLVPDELVAEEPLPSGMAPGERERSGSRAVRREMPGRLPTGSEPLALANSTSVPTVGESAGTDVGPAPVEVAGEIDGLPRRVRRRPAAIPRSRVGTAVPPGGATGGPGQERLGRPEPAGAAGAGTDGVSRSPSGPGGATAEGRRLRPAVDGPTVRQPAVGGRQSPSADPTPRSPEEARRIMAALQAGTARGRRVAAARVSMSEAGPGARPIDASDGLEIPTATERDA; encoded by the coding sequence TTGAACACCCGCGACTGGCCGATCCGCGCCAAGCTGACCGCACTGGTCGTGGCGCCGGTGACCGCGCTTCTCACACTTTGGATCTTCGCCACCACCCTCACCTATGGGCCCGCACAGAGCCTGCTCGCCGCCCGCACCCTCCTCAACGAGTTCGGGCGGCCCGGCGAGGCGGTCGTCGCCGAGCTGCAACGCGAGCGTCGCCTCTCGGTCGTGTACCTGGCTGCCGAGTCTGCCCAGGTCGACCTCGATAGCCAGCGGCGGCAGACCGATGAGGCGATCGCCGAACTGCGTCGTCGGGCTGCCGGCGACGACCTTCGGGACGCCACCAGCGACCTGCTGGATGTTCGGTTGGACCGGCTCCTCGTCGCGCTGGATGCGTTGCCGGCCGGGCGTGGTCAGATTGACCGGGGAGGGGTGGACCGGTCCGGCGTCGTTGATCTTTACAGCGGAATGGTCTCGTCGGCCTTCCAGGCCTTCGCGGCGCTGTCAGCGCTGCCTGACCCCGAGCTACACCGGGAGGCGTTGGCGGTTACCGCGCTCGGCCACTCCCGCGAACTGCTCGGTCAGGCCGATGCCGTGCTGGCCGGGGTGTTCGTCTCGGGCAGCTTCGCCGAGGGCGAGCACCGGCGACTCGTGCAGACGATCGTCAACCAGCGGTTCCTTGCCGAGTCGGCGGTAGCGGACCTGCCGGCGGCGGAACGTAGCGTGTATCAGCAGTTGACCGAGCAGGCGGAGTTCCGCCGACTGGGTCAGATGCAGGATCTCCTGATCGAGAACACCACCGATCAGCCGCCGATAGCGGCTGCGAACTGGCAGGCCGACTACGACGCGGTCCAGCAGGCGATGCGTGACTACGAGTTGGACCAGGCCGACGGCTTGGCCGATCGGTCGATACCCATGGCCGTACGCGTCTTCCTGCTGCTCGCGTCCGCCGGGCTGCTAGGCCTCATCGCGGTCGTGGTCTCCCTGGTGGTGGCGATTCGGGTCGGCCGTTCCCTCGCGAGCCGGTTGGGCCGGCTGCACACCGTACTCGAACGGGCGGAACGTCAGCTGCCCGAACTGGTGGCGCGGATGCGCCACGGTGAGACGGTGGACGTGGAACGAGAGGCGCCGTCGGTCGACTTCGGTACGGACGAGATCGGCCAGGTGGGGCGCGCCTTCACCGCGGTGCGGCGGACCGCCATTCGGTCTGCTGAGGGCGAGGTAAACCTACGCCGTGGCCTGAACGAGGTCTTTCTCAACATCGCCCGACGCAGCCAGGGGCTCGTGCATCGCCAGCTCGCCCTGCTCGACCGGATGGAGCGGCGCACCGAGAACCCGGACGAGCTGGCTGATCTCTTCCAGGTCGACCACCTCGCCACCCGGCTGCGGCGACACGCGGAGGACCTGGTGATCCTGGCTGGTTCGGCTCCGAGCCGGGGCTGGCGCAATCCGGTAGCGATGGTTGACCTGATTCGGGGGGCGCTGTCCGAGGTTGAGGCGTACAAGCGGGTTGACATCGGCGGGGTGCAGTCGGCAGGCCTTGTCGGCCGGACCGTGGGTGACCTGATCCACCTGCTTGCCGAGCTGATCGAGAACGCCACCAGGTTCTCGCCGCCGGGGACCCGGGTCCAGGTCGTCGGGGCGCGCAGGGTCGACGGATACCTCTTCGAGATCACCGACCAGGGCCTCGGCATGAGCACCGAGGCGCTGACGGACGCCAACTCGTTGTTGGCCTCGTCGCCAGAGTTCGACCCAACCCGGACGGACCGGCTCGGGCTCTTCGTGGTGGCCCGGCTGGCCGCCCGGCACGGGGTGCGGGTCCGGCTGCGTCGGTCCGAGTCGGCTGGCCTGACCGCGGTAGTTCTCGTCCCGGACGAACTGGTCGCTGAGGAGCCGCTGCCCTCGGGCATGGCCCCCGGCGAGCGAGAGCGTTCTGGTTCTCGCGCAGTTCGGCGGGAGATGCCTGGTCGGTTGCCCACCGGGTCGGAGCCGTTGGCGCTCGCCAACAGCACGTCGGTCCCGACTGTCGGCGAGTCGGCCGGGACCGATGTCGGCCCAGCGCCCGTCGAGGTGGCCGGCGAGATCGACGGGCTGCCGCGGCGGGTCCGCCGTCGTCCGGCCGCGATACCGCGGAGCCGGGTGGGCACGGCGGTGCCGCCAGGTGGTGCCACCGGGGGGCCGGGGCAGGAACGACTGGGCAGGCCGGAACCGGCGGGTGCCGCGGGAGCCGGCACCGATGGGGTGTCTCGCTCCCCGAGCGGGCCAGGCGGGGCGACCGCTGAGGGCAGGCGGTTGAGGCCGGCTGTGGATGGGCCGACGGTGCGGCAGCCAGCCGTGGGCGGTCGGCAGTCACCGTCGGCGGATCCGACCCCCCGCTCACCGGAGGAAGCCCGCCGGATTATGGCGGCGCTACAAGCCGGCACGGCGAGGGGACGTCGGGTCGCTGCCGCCCGAGTATCAATGTCCGAGGCCGGGCCGGGCGCTCGGCCGATCGACGCGTCGGACGGACTCGAAATCCCGACCGCGACTGAGAGGGACGCGTGA
- a CDS encoding GTP-binding protein, whose translation MDSVRSELPRTGAHIPIALKILIAGGFGAGKTTLVSALSEVRPLQTEEMLTDAGIGTDDLSGVEAKSTTTVAMDFGRITINEDLLVYLFGAPGQDRFWFLWDELAFGALGAVVLADTRRLADCFPSIGYFEQRGIPFVVGVNCFDGARRFGLETVREALDLDPDVPMLLCDARERQSGKQVLIALVEHVARQHGEPVPV comes from the coding sequence GTGGACTCCGTGCGCTCTGAACTCCCAAGAACCGGTGCCCACATCCCGATCGCGCTCAAGATCCTCATCGCCGGGGGCTTTGGCGCGGGGAAGACGACACTGGTGAGCGCGTTGAGTGAGGTTCGCCCGCTCCAGACCGAGGAGATGCTGACCGATGCCGGGATCGGCACCGACGATCTCTCTGGGGTGGAGGCGAAGTCCACCACCACCGTGGCGATGGATTTTGGTCGAATCACCATCAATGAAGATCTTCTGGTCTACCTCTTCGGTGCTCCGGGACAGGATCGATTCTGGTTCCTCTGGGACGAGTTGGCCTTCGGGGCGCTGGGCGCGGTGGTACTCGCCGACACCCGTCGACTGGCGGACTGCTTCCCGTCCATTGGTTACTTCGAACAGCGGGGTATTCCGTTCGTGGTCGGTGTCAACTGTTTCGACGGAGCACGCCGGTTCGGCCTGGAGACCGTACGCGAGGCGTTGGACCTGGACCCCGACGTGCCGATGCTGCTCTGTGACGCCCGGGAACGGCAGTCCGGCAAACAGGTGTTGATCGCGCTCGTCGAACATGTGGCCCGGCAACATGGGGAGCCGGTGCCGGTCTGA
- a CDS encoding roadblock/LC7 domain-containing protein translates to MMLQSTRQNVDLDWLLDELVERVPPARQAVVLSADGLLLGASAGQERDDAEHLCALASGLSSLARGTSRHVTGGPVRQTVVEMESAFLFVTTAGRGACLAVVSDADADIGLVAYEMAMLVTRVGETMSIPARPTAGASDVG, encoded by the coding sequence GTGATGCTGCAATCTACCAGGCAGAATGTTGATCTCGACTGGTTGCTCGACGAGCTGGTGGAGCGGGTGCCGCCCGCGCGGCAGGCGGTGGTACTCTCCGCCGACGGTCTGCTGCTGGGGGCGTCCGCCGGGCAGGAACGGGACGACGCGGAGCACCTGTGTGCCCTCGCCTCTGGCCTCTCCAGCCTGGCTCGGGGCACGAGCCGGCATGTGACTGGTGGTCCCGTCCGGCAGACTGTCGTCGAGATGGAATCGGCCTTCCTGTTCGTGACCACGGCCGGGCGGGGCGCCTGCCTCGCGGTGGTTAGCGACGCGGACGCCGACATTGGGCTGGTGGCGTACGAGATGGCGATGCTGGTGACTCGGGTGGGGGAGACGATGAGCATCCCGGCCCGGCCAACGGCGGGCGCAAGCGATGTGGGCTGA
- a CDS encoding lactonase family protein, with the protein MAVQGEFIHLGCYTAGAGGRGEGIVVARREPESGALTPLGTVAVTPAPSFLARHPDLPVLYAVNEVTDGGVSAFRIAADGDLTTLGSRPTGGADPCHLAVSDDGRHLLAANYGDGSVTVFPLDGQGVPGERTDLVRHEGHGADPQRQERAHAHMVAPGRNGGPLLVVDLGTDSVYRYELDAATGRLVPRAPRVRTAAGVGPRHLARHPDGRRCWLVGELDGSVLAYEITTAASLRLSGRVSASGRPGQVQPSEVAVGPEGRFLYVANRGVGTIAVFALDGELPVLVAEVDSGGEWPRHFARVGANLYVADERADLISVFRVDPTTGVPAPVDEPVGVPSPTCVLPWTGDRSVSGFRAHVA; encoded by the coding sequence GTGGCGGTGCAGGGTGAGTTCATCCATCTCGGTTGCTACACGGCTGGTGCCGGGGGGCGCGGCGAGGGGATCGTCGTTGCCCGGCGGGAGCCGGAGTCGGGTGCGCTCACGCCGCTCGGCACGGTCGCGGTCACCCCGGCGCCGTCGTTCCTCGCCCGGCATCCGGACCTGCCAGTCCTGTACGCGGTCAACGAGGTGACCGACGGCGGTGTCAGCGCGTTCCGGATCGCCGCGGACGGGGATCTCACCACGTTGGGCAGCCGGCCCACCGGTGGCGCCGATCCATGCCATCTCGCGGTCTCCGACGATGGCCGGCACCTCCTCGCGGCCAACTACGGCGATGGGAGCGTGACGGTGTTCCCGCTTGACGGGCAGGGGGTGCCCGGGGAGCGCACCGACCTGGTCCGACACGAGGGCCATGGCGCGGACCCGCAGCGGCAGGAGCGGGCGCACGCCCACATGGTCGCGCCGGGCCGAAACGGGGGCCCACTGCTCGTGGTCGACCTCGGCACCGACTCGGTCTACCGGTACGAGCTCGATGCCGCGACGGGGCGGTTGGTGCCGCGGGCTCCACGAGTGCGCACCGCCGCTGGTGTCGGGCCACGGCATCTTGCCCGTCACCCAGACGGGCGGCGTTGCTGGCTGGTCGGGGAGTTGGATGGCTCGGTTCTGGCCTATGAGATCACCACGGCGGCTTCCCTGCGTTTGAGCGGCCGGGTTTCGGCCAGCGGGCGCCCGGGGCAGGTGCAGCCTTCGGAGGTCGCGGTCGGGCCGGAGGGGAGGTTCCTCTATGTCGCGAACCGGGGTGTCGGCACGATCGCCGTCTTCGCGCTCGACGGCGAGTTGCCGGTGCTGGTCGCCGAGGTTGACTCCGGTGGGGAGTGGCCCCGGCACTTCGCGCGGGTCGGTGCCAACCTGTATGTCGCGGACGAGCGGGCCGACCTGATTAGCGTGTTCCGGGTCGACCCGACGACCGGCGTGCCGGCGCCGGTCGATGAGCCGGTAGGTGTTCCGAGTCCCACCTGTGTCCTGCCCTGGACAGGAGATCGGAGCGTATCGGGTTTTCGCGCTCACGTAGCGTAG
- a CDS encoding DUF742 domain-containing protein: MWAESGMSDEWLDDDAGPVVRPYTVTGGRVRAASGFDLVAYVLADRDAQPAVHLDLHPEHRQLVALAARPVPVAELATGLDLAVGVVRVLLGDLVDRGLVTVHQPSAGPYLPNNDILKAVVSGLRAL, translated from the coding sequence ATGTGGGCTGAGTCCGGGATGTCGGATGAGTGGCTGGACGACGACGCAGGTCCGGTGGTGCGCCCCTACACCGTGACCGGAGGGCGCGTGCGGGCTGCCAGTGGTTTCGACCTGGTCGCGTACGTCCTCGCCGACCGGGACGCTCAGCCCGCCGTGCATCTCGACCTGCACCCCGAGCACCGGCAGCTGGTTGCGCTGGCGGCCCGGCCGGTCCCGGTGGCCGAGCTGGCGACCGGCCTCGACCTGGCGGTCGGCGTCGTCCGAGTGCTGCTCGGCGATCTGGTGGACCGGGGTCTGGTGACGGTCCACCAGCCCTCGGCCGGCCCGTACCTGCCCAACAACGACATCCTCAAGGCGGTGGTCAGTGGACTCCGTGCGCTCTGA
- a CDS encoding glycoside hydrolase family 6 protein, translated as MNVWRRLSVPRPALALTGAGVLVVGGLVTLPVTMAHAATQCEVSYTTNDWPGGFTASLSIKNTGEALDGWTLRFTFPNSSQQVVHGWSARYSQSGQNVAVQNESYNGLVPSGATIEIGFNGLWSGSNPKPTSFTLNEVACNGGGGPTTAPPTTTPPTTAPPTTPPPTTPPPTTAPPGGRVDNPYLNAVGYVNPEWKAKAESVSGGNRVSNTSTAVWIDRIAAIEGTDDSQSNGPMGIRDHLDEALSQGADYIQFVIYNLPGRDCAALASNGELAPDELPRYKAEFIDPIAAIQSDAAYQDLRIINIIEIDSLPNLHANTGSNPGATPTCELVKQNGAYVNGIGYALATLGAISNVYNYVDAAHHGWIGWDTNFSPVALLLKDAATASGSTLDDVHGFIVNTANYSALREPYFQITDTVNGQTIRQSTWVDWNQYVDELSFAQDFRDELVAKGFDSGVGMLIDTSRNGWGGSARPTAPGPTTDVDSYVDGGRVDRRIHAGNWCNQSGAGLGERPQAAPEPGIDAYVWVKPPGESDGSSEEIPNNDGKGFDRMCDPTYEGNARNGFNPSGALPDAPISGAWFPAQFQQLMQNAYPPLS; from the coding sequence ATGAACGTGTGGAGAAGACTCTCCGTCCCGCGCCCGGCCCTCGCGCTGACCGGCGCGGGCGTCCTGGTCGTAGGCGGGTTGGTGACCCTGCCGGTCACCATGGCCCACGCTGCGACCCAGTGTGAGGTGTCGTACACCACCAATGACTGGCCCGGCGGTTTCACCGCTTCCCTCAGTATCAAGAACACCGGGGAGGCGCTGGATGGCTGGACGCTTCGCTTCACCTTCCCGAACAGTAGCCAGCAGGTGGTGCACGGCTGGTCGGCTCGGTACAGCCAGTCCGGGCAGAACGTTGCCGTGCAGAACGAGTCGTACAACGGTTTGGTGCCCAGTGGCGCCACCATCGAGATCGGCTTCAACGGTTTGTGGAGTGGCAGCAACCCCAAACCGACGTCGTTCACGCTCAACGAGGTGGCCTGCAACGGCGGTGGTGGCCCCACTACGGCACCGCCGACAACTACGCCGCCCACCACGGCACCGCCGACGACCCCACCTCCCACCACTCCACCTCCCACCACCGCGCCTCCCGGAGGCCGAGTGGACAACCCGTACCTGAACGCGGTGGGCTACGTGAATCCGGAGTGGAAGGCCAAGGCCGAGTCAGTGTCCGGTGGCAACCGGGTGTCGAACACGTCGACGGCCGTCTGGATCGACCGGATTGCGGCCATTGAGGGTACCGATGACAGCCAGTCCAATGGCCCGATGGGCATACGAGATCACCTGGATGAGGCGCTGAGTCAGGGGGCGGACTACATCCAGTTCGTGATCTACAACCTACCCGGTCGGGACTGCGCTGCGCTCGCCTCGAACGGTGAACTGGCACCGGACGAGTTGCCCCGCTACAAGGCCGAGTTCATCGACCCGATAGCGGCGATCCAGAGTGACGCGGCATACCAGGATCTCCGGATCATCAACATCATCGAGATCGACTCGTTGCCGAACCTGCACGCCAACACCGGCAGCAATCCGGGCGCTACCCCGACCTGTGAGCTTGTCAAGCAGAACGGCGCCTATGTCAACGGCATCGGCTACGCGCTGGCCACGTTGGGCGCGATCAGCAACGTCTACAACTACGTGGACGCTGCCCACCACGGCTGGATCGGCTGGGACACCAACTTCAGCCCGGTCGCCCTGCTCCTGAAGGATGCTGCCACAGCGTCCGGCAGCACGCTCGACGACGTGCATGGCTTCATCGTCAACACCGCCAACTACTCGGCATTGCGCGAGCCCTACTTCCAGATCACCGACACGGTCAACGGCCAGACGATCCGTCAGTCCACGTGGGTGGACTGGAACCAGTACGTCGACGAGTTGTCGTTTGCGCAGGACTTCCGCGACGAACTAGTTGCCAAGGGATTCGACTCGGGTGTGGGAATGTTGATCGATACTTCCCGCAACGGTTGGGGTGGCAGTGCTCGACCAACCGCCCCTGGGCCGACGACCGATGTGGACAGCTATGTCGACGGTGGTCGGGTCGACCGACGAATCCACGCCGGGAACTGGTGCAACCAGTCTGGTGCGGGCCTGGGTGAGCGGCCGCAGGCCGCGCCGGAGCCCGGTATCGACGCCTATGTCTGGGTAAAGCCGCCGGGCGAGTCGGACGGCTCCAGCGAGGAGATCCCGAACAACGACGGCAAGGGCTTTGACCGGATGTGCGACCCGACGTACGAGGGCAACGCCCGTAACGGCTTCAACCCCAGCGGTGCCCTGCCTGACGCGCCGATCTCCGGTGCCTGGTTCCCGGCGCAGTTCCAGCAGCTCATGCAGAACGCCTACCCGCCGCTGTCCTGA
- a CDS encoding sugar transferase: protein MNSATLLTPSRLTVGGVSPPRARAVVRSYLRALVVLDTAVLSLAVLVGYLAHFGIGPPGGAALPYVVVAPGLVLAWLVSLKAFRCYDDRVIGYGADEYRRVSVASLRLAGGVVIAGWVLDVGVPRGLLTTSFIVGVIGLEVARFAARKRLHRFRSRGRGWSRKVLVVGDTAHVLELVDTLRREPYAGYQVVGACIPDALLAPVPQQLGDVPVVGSFRGIPAAATAIGADTVAVTASGELTATRLRRLGWQLENTGLDLVVAPALTDVAGPRIHTRPVAGLPLIHVEAPEFRGIRKLVKGLVDRASALLALTLLLPLLVVIALTVLADSRGPVLFRQTRVGRGGQEFGVWKFRTMVVNADALLAELAARNETDGLLFKLRDDPRVTRVGRLLRKWSLDELPQLVNVLLGQMSLVGPRPPLPSEVARYDGDVARRLLVKPGMTGLWQISGRSDLSWEDGVRLDLYYVENWSLAADLTILWKTFGAVLNRRGAY, encoded by the coding sequence GTGAACTCGGCGACGCTGTTGACTCCCAGCCGGTTGACGGTGGGCGGGGTGTCCCCGCCGAGGGCGCGTGCTGTCGTGCGGTCCTACCTCCGGGCCTTGGTGGTGCTCGACACCGCGGTGCTGAGTCTCGCCGTTCTCGTCGGGTACCTCGCGCACTTCGGCATCGGGCCCCCCGGCGGTGCCGCGCTCCCCTACGTCGTGGTCGCGCCCGGCCTGGTGCTGGCGTGGCTGGTCTCGCTCAAGGCGTTTCGCTGCTACGACGATCGGGTCATCGGCTACGGCGCCGACGAGTATCGGCGGGTGAGTGTGGCCAGCCTGCGCCTTGCCGGTGGGGTCGTGATCGCTGGCTGGGTCCTCGATGTCGGCGTGCCCCGGGGCTTGCTCACTACCTCCTTCATCGTCGGCGTTATCGGGCTCGAGGTGGCCCGCTTCGCTGCCCGCAAGAGATTGCACCGGTTCCGCTCACGGGGTCGTGGTTGGTCCCGAAAGGTGCTCGTGGTCGGCGACACCGCGCACGTCCTGGAGTTGGTGGACACCCTGCGGCGTGAGCCGTACGCGGGCTACCAGGTAGTCGGGGCGTGCATCCCGGATGCGTTGCTCGCTCCGGTTCCACAGCAGTTGGGCGACGTACCCGTGGTGGGTTCGTTCAGGGGGATCCCCGCGGCTGCCACCGCCATCGGCGCCGACACGGTGGCGGTGACCGCCTCCGGAGAACTGACCGCCACCCGACTGCGTCGGCTCGGCTGGCAGTTGGAGAACACCGGGCTTGATCTGGTGGTCGCCCCGGCACTGACCGATGTCGCGGGACCCCGGATCCACACCCGTCCAGTGGCCGGGCTGCCGCTGATCCACGTCGAGGCCCCGGAGTTCCGGGGCATCCGGAAACTGGTGAAAGGACTGGTTGACCGGGCGTCCGCGCTCCTCGCACTGACCCTGCTGCTGCCGCTACTGGTCGTGATCGCGCTGACCGTGCTGGCGGACAGCCGGGGGCCGGTGTTGTTCCGGCAGACCCGGGTCGGGCGGGGAGGCCAGGAGTTCGGGGTGTGGAAGTTCCGCACGATGGTGGTCAACGCCGATGCCCTGTTGGCGGAGTTGGCGGCGCGCAACGAAACCGACGGCCTGCTGTTCAAACTGCGTGACGATCCTCGGGTGACCCGGGTCGGTCGACTGCTGCGCAAGTGGTCGTTGGACGAGCTGCCACAGCTTGTCAACGTCCTACTCGGGCAGATGAGCCTGGTCGGCCCCCGTCCGCCGCTGCCCTCGGAGGTCGCCCGGTATGACGGCGATGTCGCCCGACGGCTGCTGGTCAAGCCCGGCATGACCGGCCTTTGGCAGATCAGTGGCCGGTCCGACCTGAGCTGGGAGGATGGTGTCCGGCTCGACCTCTACTATGTGGAGAACTGGTCCCTCGCTGCCGATCTGACCATCTTGTGGAAGACCTTCGGCGCGGTGTTGAACCGCCGCGGCGCGTACTAG